The DNA segment GCAACTTTTAGCCGTGCTGTGAGAAGGCAGCTAGCCGGAAAGAAGACACAAACAGCTTCAATCAGAGCCTCAGCTCCTCCTACTCCCAATTGCTCAGTCAAAAACATACTGCCTGTGCCTGTAGCATCGTGATcttcctcaaaaaagaaaaaaaaaaaaatcatccagagGCCTTGCGAGCATGGAGGTGTTTGCTTTAAAATGCTCTGCTCTTTTCTGCAGGGACACCATGCACAGTAGTTCACACCAACAGCCAAGCTAGCCATTCTCCCCAGGGCGCACTGATGTCTAAGCGGCATGTGAGCCGATGTGAACCAGCTACCACAGCTTCAAGAATCAATGGATCACTCTGCCTCCAGTCAGTAAGTCTGTGGATCTGCCAATTATATCCTTGATCTGTCCTGACATCAAAGGGAAGCTGCAGCCTAGAAGCAGAGCAGGCAATTGAAGAAAGAATTGTTCTCAGCAAGATTAGCAGAAAAAGCTGGTAACATTCAGTTACTAAATACATCAAACAGCAAACTGCAGTCTCTCTGCTGCAAACTAATAATACTTAGTGGACATTAAACCTTTCAAGCATCACACAGTGCTATTTACAGCAGAAAGAGGGCATTCTCCTGGTATGCATTTCACCATGGAAGCTCATTTATCATTGCTTATCAGCCTAACAACTAAAAGATTTGGTACTGTTATCTAGCAGAAGGAAAGGGTTTATACCAGAAACTCAGATTCTGGGCAAAGCCTTTGGCACTTCTTCCCTCCCTGACTTTGACTCCAAGGAAATGAATAAGCAGCACCATCTAACTAGATGATCCGAAATGGAAATGGTTGGCTTAAAGTACCTCAGACAGCTACGGGAGTGAAAGCCAAGAACAGAACCAAGAGCAATGCAATCCAGTTGGTGGCTAGTAATCTCTAAGCATTCACAGGCAGCCGACCCCACAGGCCTGAACAACGCAGCCACCCGTCAGCAAACGGATGTACTTCTTCATAGAAAAGGTAAGCTTGCTGGTGATCAACAGGAATACTATGAGAGATTTTTTAGAAATGATTATGAGAATCCTAAATCTGGGAGaaccaaaaacaaagaaaagtcttTTAGCCTACATAGGAATAGCTGTACCGTGTTTCTGAGAAGAGCCTAGCTCCATCTTCTTTTTACCCTTCCCATGCAGGCACGGATTCATATTCATATAAGATTTATCATTATGGCATCTGGTGATGAtactagctggaaaaaaaaaaaagctattgttTATCACCAAAGAGTAAGTCGATTACCAACATGGCTAACAAGTTTCTGCTAGTCGCTGACCAAAGCTGCCACTGGCAGATCTCAGCGCACCCAGCTAAGAGCAGGAGGATAGGCCAGGCCCGCACCGCCATCCCACATCCCGCCGCAGGAGCGGATACGGCAACACCAACAGCCGCATTCCGCTCCCTGGGGCAAGTCAACTCTGCCAGTCATGACTTGTCAAGAGGAGCTCAAACAAGACAAGGGATGCCATATCCAAGAAATACAACCATTTATTTCTGAGCACAAACCCACACATTTAGATGTTATCCTTGTGTCATTTTACTAATCCATGTTTCTTCAACACAAAAATAGATCCCCATAATGCATCAAATTTGTCATTTTGGTTATGTCCAAACCCCACTCCCAAAGTTAGAGCTGACTGACTGCATTGGGGTAGGTGAATAGGAATGAACTCTGATTCCAGCAATACTGGGGTGGGGGGAATAAATCTTACTACACATGCACTGCCTCCAAAACTTAAATTCTTAACTGTGATGGTACACTTCTGGGAAGACTGCATTAAAGATACCTAAATTATTCTGATGTGCCATTTATTACACTCAATTTTATTTCTATACAATTTGACACAAAATAAGTCATTTTTGTAATACAGTTTGTCATGAAAACTGCTTAGTAGGGCACAAAAGAAGTAATATTACTTGGAAAAATTCAGCAGCAGTCTGCCTTTCAGCACTAGCAGTTACAACAGAAGAGGTGCCATTATTGTATAATAGTATACTTTTATAGAGGTAAGGGattacagaagaaacaaaactctGTAGGAAAAAAGCATCATGCTGTTCCTTATCAAAGctacaaaaacaaagcaagcaaggaCAACAAGTTCTGCTTTGTTGAAGGTACAACACTGAGGTCTGAGGCCAAGAAGAGAAAAACCCAGAATTTCCCAAGACAGTTATCAGGtaagctttaaaatgaaaaaaatcaattttatgtTTAACTCTATTCAGGTATCATATGATAGAAGAGAAGAATACATTCTCAAAACTGGAATATGAGTTATGTCTTACCCTTATTGGTAATGTTACTTAAGTACACTACTGTGCTATTCATTCAGTAATTTACAAGTGTTCATAGAGCCCCATAAAACCTTTTTGTTATATTTGTTTTATAGGTAGGAACTTGAAGGCAGAATGGTTAACAGCCTGATTTCTAGAAACACACACAGACCTCAAGAATCAGGCCTCTCAAACAAATCAGGCCATTAGGGTTTTTTGTCCCTACCGCACAAAGACGCAAGTTTCAAATGCAGGGAAAAAGCTCCAAGTTTCCATTTCTCAGATCTTAACCAGAATGAAAGACCTTCTCTTGTCTATTTCTGTGAGACCATATCTAGACAACTTCTCTAGGTGTAAGTCTTGCTGAACTCCTGCAGCTCGCTACCTGTTCCAAGCCATATGCTGTGTCCTTGCAAGTACTGATCAAAACAGTTTGTACGGTCGTGAAAAGAGCGGGTGCTGACAGAGATTCAAAATAACCAAGCAAAAAACATGAACAAACGGGAGGGAGAAAGTGGGTTCAGGTGCAGTGCCACTTACAAGAAACACAGCATGTCAAGGAGTGCCGTGAGCAGCTTTACCATATGACAGTCGGCGTCTTCCAAACAAGCAAAAGGCTACCTGAAACCAGCATCCATTTATGACAGTAAATATGCCATTATATAATTAACCAACAGCCAGAAGCTCTACTCATCAGTTGTACAGTTTATTTAGACAAGACAAAAGCTTGCACAGTTTTGTAATTGtatacagaaatgaaaacatctgaaatatattaggttttttccccctgtataTTTAACTTTGTACTTCATTCTTGGAAAcgtgaccttttttcttttcaggattcACGTTTCAGCAGTACATATGCTCCCATTACTGCCAGAAGAGCAtactgcaagagaaaacaaagaataaagaCTGAGACTGATTATAATTTCTTTTCATAGAAGCTCTGAAATTACAAATTGTTCAAAGTATGTCCTCTCCAACCTTACAGGTGAGTACACAATTACTGAGTTGTGTTCCTAGAGAATTACAGGACTACTTCAGTGTCACCATATTCATTGTAAATAGACATCGCAACTGTATACATCTAACTTACGATATTCCTATAAATTATGCTTTCAAATGATTACAAATACTAAGTTCTACTGGATGACAGAAAAGCTAAAATGAGCAAGAAAACACAGCTCATTTTACATTAGGTATCAAAccacagaaataaatttattaaCATGTACTCTTATATGCAAGATTCTTACCACCTTTACTTGCTATTTCATAGTTTTAAATTCAAGTATGCAAAATGTCTGGATACATACCTTAAATTTTGGATAGTCATTCATTATTATAGTTACCATACCAACATAAGGCAAAAATCTGTAATTGACAAAACAGATCAATGTAAAATTAACCCTCAAATATTACGTGGAAATGTTTCAATGTTACTCAGTCTCGAGCATTTCAGGTAATgggtttcagaggaaaaaattcaGATAGACAGCAAGAGCTTTAAAGACAATACATATTTCATAAAAACTTGGGAGCAAGATCTCTCATATCTCCCTCTCCTCCCATGCTTCATCTTCCTGCGTATTATTCAtagcattaaaaatacacatgGATCCCAGAAATGGCAAGTAACTATCATTGTAACGAGGGGTACCGCAAAAGCCTAACATCCTACAATACAGGGGAATCTGCTTTTCAGGACCTCCTGTTGTTCTGCAGCTGCAAAAGCCATATAATCTAACACAGAAAGGGTTCAGACTAATatggaaagtattttaaattagcAATTAACCCAGTCTTCCACCATTAAAGTTTCAGAGGGgcacttgttctgtttctttttatttagctTGAAGACAGGgacagaatcttaaaaaaaaaaaaaaatcaagcaaataaATATCTTGCAGAAAAGTATTTTGTACAATTTTGCAAATTAACCCTGTATTTATGACAACTTATGGAACTCAAATTAGGCAAGCAAACACACAAGTACACAACGTGATGTAAGAAGTCCCACTTCCCACTGGGCTTGGCCTAGACATTAAGCCTAGCCTACGGGACACAGCAGAACTCACACCAAGCTTCTCATGGCACGTCTGAGACTCTCAGCCCAAACAACACTTTGCCACAGGCTCTAAGCAGAAGTGTTCCAAATAACCACAGTGTAAAGCAATCATTTATGCTTCTCACTAACACGCATCTgaatgcaaagtattttttttccttagataaaAATTTAATCGAGTTATTTGAGAAAAATCTTAAGAGATTTCATCTCAGCtggggaaggggataaagtcaAAAGCTTAAACCTTGTGTAGAATTCCTGTAGCACGTGGAAATAATTTCCTAGTAATTTCTAGCAATTACAAGGATAAGGTGGTTAATTTTGTATTTACTGGTGAATTATTTGTTAAGTGTgccattttttcctaaaaattaatTTCCACTTCCCACATCAGTGAAAGGACTACAGAAAGCAACTTCTCCAGGTAAAgtagttttttaaattattattttatttaagacatttaaaaaataccatACATGTAGCCAACAGCAGAACTGGTTTAAATTCtaaattttctatttttgttacaAAGAACACAGACATTTTGCATTACTTACCCTCTGGCTCTTCCAACAACATCCTTCTTCTCTAACCAGTTCTGACCCTCTTTGTACAAGCCTCTATCATCAACTTCATTGTTATCACCTTTAGTCAGAAATTTGATGTTCCCATTTTCTCTAGAAGGCAACAAGGTGATAAACTAAATACCACTTAATTAAAAAACCTCAATTAACATCTACAAAGCACAATGAAAAGTGCTACTATTAGATTAGATAACAATGTTTACTTGTAGTCCTGGTTGTACTGCTTATTTGACAAACACCATTAAACCATTAAGGTTACAGATTTTACTGACAGAGTCAATCGATTTTAACAAGAAATGCTTTTTAACACACTCCTAGATTGTCATTTGATGTAAGCAATTACACAACGAACATGAAAGGGATATCGTCCATCCAGAGCAAGCACCAAACTTCCTCAGCAAAAGCAGTATGTGCctacctgggaaaaaaaaccccgaccCTCTGCATTttcaacagaacagaaatttaaCTCGGAAATACTGAATAATACCCTACTAAGAGTTTTTtgagtgggttttgtttgtttacgcAAATTGTGGAATAAGATCCTGTGAAGTCATCACACATTAGAGAATGAATTTAATTGAATTTGAATCACAAATTTCAGATGAGGTAGACCCTAAAAATCTTCCCTTATGAAAGAAAGTGTTATAATAATACAACGCTTTAGGCAATTTTCCTCTAAGTTCTATACACTTGTTTAACTCTTAGTAATCATATTTATGCCAAACTAGAGCTTTGTCCTCCTTTTGATGGACATAAATGTTGAAGACTCTCTAAAGTAGCTGCAATTCTGCATCAGGTTCAGTATTTTGTCACTAACACTGCACTACACCTTTTAGGTCGCTCATCAGTTGTTAAACACCACAGTGAGTTCCAGGCAAAACCTTACTCGTGTTTGACATTTATCAACAtggcaaacaaaaacaacacagatAACCAGTCTCTAAATAACATCCTGTGGACAAAACACTATGTGGGGTTTTTAGGGGATTGTGTGGAGAAAGCCAAGCAACCTTGGAGGAGGTGGCCCTGCTTCCCACCACGGACAGACACCCGCAGAGCTCACAGAGCCAGGCTGCTCCCTCAGAGCGGGAGCTCATGTCCTGACCTTGCCTGCCCACTGAGGGGGCTCAGTCCTTTTTGTAGGAACACAGGGTTAAAACCCTGAACATGCCCAAACCATAACCCTTCCCTACCGTTTCAAATAAAGTACTTTACACCACACAACCCAATTTAACCACTGCTGCTAGAAAACCTGCCGTGTTTCGCTCCCTGTCAAGCGCTAGGCATCACTAGGCATATGTGCAGATAATGGATGCAAGActgcagatcaacactcccattTAAATAAAGTTTACAGTCTTCAAAATGATTCTGCTCAAGAAGCTGCTAATTGCAAGTAATTATATCAAAAACCAAGGAGTTTTTATGAAGACAGATTAAGTGTTAGCAAAGAAAAGGAGTTAATTCTTGGATACATATATTTACTTCAAAAACATGTTGAAGAAAAGATACTACTCAAAAGATGAAACACCGTCAGTTCACGGCCAGGACCTCCTGAGGAGCAAACTGTCAATCCATGCCACTGCCAGGTTAGCTTTTTGCTGTGCAGAATTAGAAACAGAATTGCCTCTCTTTGTTTCAGAAGGAACTGTTTATCATACCAGGCATACGCAATAAAGGTAAAAACCAGTAATCTACCTGTTGCATTTGAGCATGAATTGCTGCTGGCATTGTGACTAAGAGACACAAAGGGAGTAAGAATCTCTTCTTTCATTCTGAGTCATGCCTCTTTTCTGGAAAACTTCAGTTGGCAAAGATCAGATACTTGCCAGACTTCATCTATAGTTCTGATTCTGAATCTTCTCCGTCTTTCAGAGATTTGCTTTTAGAAGTAGCGATTTCTCATAACCAAAATCCCAATTCTGCACAGAAGCGCACTCTACTCCCATACATATTGCTACTGCTGGCAAAAATAGCGTGTATAGATTGTGTCACTGGACTCTGGCACAGGTTTACCTACTTCGAACCCGAGCAACTTCGCCAAGGACATGCGTCAGGGTCTCAAGAAGCACACCACAGAACTGGGGACAGAAGTGGATCACATCCTAGAGATGAGTTTTAACTTACAGCATATCCTCACTTGCCTTTTTCATAAAATACTACCAAATTAAAATGTAAGTGAAAGTCATGGTGAAGAAAACTGTACTTAGAAACAAGGAAAACGCCAAGCTGCATTACTTTTCATGTATCTTGATTACTCTGTGAACTATTGGAATGTCTCTGCCTTCAACTTTAAAAACAACTATTTCACCAGCTCTGATTGGGTCATCATGGAAATTTGTTAAGAACAACAGGTCTCCCCTGTGAAAAGCTGGCTCCATGCTGCCactacaaacaaaaagaaagagagagttaATTAGCATTATGGTAAATGAAAgaagaataattaaaacaattaattcTTACAGATAAACTCATAATTTTAACTGATATCTGTAGCTTCACCCATTCAGTAACACTACACAGACATTTAACACAACCTAAACCTCCGTAAGTCCCAAGCTGAGCCAGCCTACAGAAGTTTTTCTTACTGCCAGAACGAAAGCACGAAAGAACCTGTATAGAAAGGTACAGTATTGTAGCTATGAGGAAGGAACAAAACGAGCCATTCTGGTTCAGAAAACCAATTTGTtagcaaaaagcaagaaaaaaaggttCGGGAAGTGCAACTGGAAGTAATTCCATACATAGAAAGAGTTTAACTAACATGAGCAAGAGTTATGCTTACATCAGTGATTACTACTAACATTCAGAAAATCCATGTCTTTTTTCAAAGTCAGCCTTAGTATCTCTTGGTAACAACCTTTAAGGTGCAATTCCAGATTCCATAACTAATAACATGGACAGATGACTGCCATTAAACTACTGTTATTTACTGCATATGTTCCTTACTGACATGCATTCAATTTCTGTAAGGCTGAATCTTCCATGAACACGTGATTAACCCCATGCATTTGATGAGCACCCAGGGGCCTGCAGAACTGGATCTTTATAAGCCACATATCTACTGCTTCTACACATTTCAGTGAAAACTGGACTGCAAGTACAAAAGCAGCCTTTGCTAAGTGTCCAAAACCAGAGTTAGCAACCAGTAAGTGTTTGAGTACTTCTTTAAGTAGGTGAGACTTCAAACTGCAAATCTGTCCAAGGGTGAAGGGGAGGAGACAAAGGACAAAACAATATTTGGActttaacaaaaaaagcctttacATTGACTTACCTGAGCACCACAACAATAGGGCTTTCGCTGCCAGTAATGACGATCAGCCCCTTCCATATCATAAGGGCAGAAGACACTATCATCGCAAAGTTTAAGACTTGGTAATACAGCTATACGAAACAAGAAGATTGGTTTTAAAAGTTACTGTGTTGTATCCAGAAGCACAATACAGCATTTCAACCCACACGCAACACGGAATCACGATCCAGGCACGTGGACTTTTACGTTAAATTGTATTCCACCAGAAGCCTCGTGGAACAGATCGCTGTATCGGCAATCCAACCACACAAACCACACTGCAGCATAAAATTTTAATGCATTGGGTGCCTTTATCTTGGCTAATTGCACCTGTGCAATGCTTCCACGTGTTAGTGCTAGCAGACAGTGAACTCACTATGCAGGCCATATGGCAAATGATCAAATCTATTTTGATCACACATCCCCAACTCCTATGTGAGCTCACAGATATccaaaacacacataaaaaataGTGTAAGATCAGTAATAGCAGACTTTGTACTTTGAAGAGGACCTGTGGGAGCAGAAGGGAGAGGACAAAGGATCATTTCCTGCTATTGTCAGACAAAAATCTTCTATATGGAAAACAGTTTAGCAATTTGACTATCTTTCTGCCCAAAATTCTATCGCTTCGGTAGCCATTACAGCAGTGGACACACTCCTGTCAcgctgcttcctttttttttccttggcaagaTGCGAAGACGGTCTGGTGGAGAATAACCCTGCCCTTCTCCACCTGTCGTGGGGCTCACCGATGTGAGACACGGAACCAGCAGCTCCCAGACCACCACTCTGGTTTGAAAACAGACGCGCTGCGATATTCAAGTACACGACCCGCTTAACCAGGCATCAGTCCAGCTTCCGAATCTGCTCTGAAGCGGTTTTTTAGAATGACTGATagacattaaaaaacccccaaacgaCCCAGGGAGCTTCCGCAGCCGGGAAGCCAGAGgttcctccccagccctgcaggcccCTTCCCGCCGCTCAGCTGCCGCTCCCACGGCGCGGACACGGCCGCGACAGCTGTCCCGAGCCacgggccccccgccccccccggcccgcagcccggGCCCGAGAGGCGCCCCGACCCCCGCGGGGAAGGGCAGACCGAGAGCGCGGGCCTCCCGTCGGCACGGCACAGGGCGGGCGGAGGGCCCTGCTCTCTCCCAGGAGCCCGGCCCGGGTCGCACGGCTCcgggcccccggcccgccccagccccggggaacCCCGAAGCCCCGGAACCTCCGCACCCGGCCCCACCCCTCGGCCCGCAggccccggcgccccccgcccggccggccccggcgagCCATGGCCGCTACCTGCCGCTTGTTCATGCGCCGCAGGTCCCCGAAGAGGTCCATGGCGGGGCCCCGggaagggccgggccgggccgcgcccagCCGGCggcgggacgctgccggcgcCCTCCCGGGCAGCTCCTCAGAGGCGACCGCGCAGAGAAACGCTcgagccccgctcccctccgctggCCGCAACTACCGCCGGCCCCGGAGaacggcggcgcgggcggccccgctgcTCCTCGGGAGTTGTagtctccctcctccctctgccccgcccACATGGTGCAGCTAGTCAGCCAGTCGGACTACGATTCCCAGCATGCAACGCGGCAAAGGGCCCTGAGGGCGAGGCCCCTCGCCTCCTGCCGCCGGCCGTGCCCGACTAATTTGCTGCCTAAGGGGGCTCTCGGCAGGCTCCGAGACCCCCACGGTGCGGCGGAGTGAGTCAGACTCGTCTGTGGGGACACAGAGCGAAGCCGACGGCCTCCCGAGCCACCCCCTTCGGGTCAGGCGGCTGCCGGCCAGCTCTCTCCGGAGCCGCCGCGGCGTGTGCGCAGCTCAttggcggggcgggaggggggccgGGTCCGGGGCGGGGCCAAAGGAGGGGGGCGGGCGCGCGTGGTGCGGCGGGCCGCTGAGGGGGCGCGTGGCGGGCCGCTGAGGGGGCGCGTGGCGGGCCGCTGAGGGGGCGCGTGGCGGGCCGCTGAGGGGGCGCGTGGCGGGCCGCTGAGGGGGCGCGCGGCGGCTGAGGGGGCAGGGCCGGCCGCCGTTGTTCGGGCCCGGCCGCCGTTCGATTGACGTCCGCAGCTCTCCGTTCCAGCGTGCAGCCTTGTCTTCGCCCTCGCCCTCCTGCGCTCAGCAGCTGATGGGTTTACAACGTGTGGCCCCGCAGAAGGCGGCGAGGGAGCCGGGTCTGGTCGGGGGTGACTCTGCAGCTCCCTCTCTGGGCGGGAATGGCGGCCGGAGGCGTTCTGCCCGCCGTGAGGCCGCTTGTCCTAGCACTGCTGTGGCCGTGCCCTTACAACTGCGCAACGGGCTGCGTTCTCAGCTAATCCATGTAAAAACACTTCCAGATAAAAAAGGTGGGGATCACGAAGAGGGAGCGTTTCTAAACTGCCTTTTCTCCCACATGCAGTCCATTGCATGGCTCCACAAGCAGACCACAGTCTGCGGGCAGTCGGCACCTACCCGTGCGCGAGGGCTGGCCCGGAAGGCTCTTCCCGATCTGCGCTGGGTGCCTTGCCCAGAGCGTGCCGATTTCCCAGGAGTGAGGAACCAAACAAGTGCGGTTTTCACCAAGCTCACAATTCATTCCTGAAGGTGGGGAACGGCAACAGGAGAACAAAACACAGGGACATGCTACTAGGATAAATGGAAGCAAATTGTTTGCCTGAAGGAGCACTGGAAAGGTGTTTCCACAGTTTGCCAGAAGCTGCTCAAGGCTGTCTGGTAGCAAACAGTTGGAAAGAGTGACCAAGAGTGGCAGAACTGGCATGAGAGCACAGAGGAACGTGTAATGGTACCATGAATGGGCAGAAATGGCACATGGACACTGGAAACAAGGTTCCAAGGACACTAGCTAGGCATTATCTTGACAAGATCCTTGATCTTCTCACCTGATTATTCCTTCAGTGGCACCAGTATTCCTTTACTTACGACACAGGAGTTACCTCGAAGTTTACATTATTCCAGGTTAGTTTTCTCTGACAcactttaaatattcaaaagataaAATCATACTGAAGTCGATTTTCTGTGTTCACCAAATCACGGTCTCTTGTGGGTGACTGTTATCCACAAAATCTGGAGCCACATACTGTTTTTCATACATCTTCCATGATGTATTGAGTCCTTTTGCATAGTTTACCGAGGTGTCCATATATGACAGAGGAAAGGAACAATAAAGGTAGTAGTTTGGTGAAGCTTTGGGAGAAGTCCAGATACCTGTTAGTTACCTTCTGCCCCTGACACAAATAGGAGAGCTGTTCCTGTAACAGAGTAGTCATTCAGgtctttgatttttcatttgctcCTCTAAGAGTAGCTAATTGCTGATTCTCTTAAAAGAACTCGGAGTGTCTCACATGTTCTCCTGCTTCAAATGAGTCTCTTCATGGTGAATAAACTGTCAATTGCTTCTGTATTGTTGTTAGATGTGTGCTGTGATGATGATTTAGAACCCATGGTTATTTATGAGCCTGTGAACCTTTTCAGTGCTAGCTAAATCCTGCTTTTTAATGACTGTTCTCAGACATGCATTGCCCACACGTCTGATATTTATACAAATGGAAAATGGTGATCACAAAACTACTAATTAATATATAAAACACACAAGCTACCCGTTGTCTAATTACATTTCTCTCCCAGAAAATTGTGCCTTTCAAGCAAAAAAGCGCCAAATTCTCATTTACACCAGAAGTAATTGTACCTGGAGTAAATCTAAAAACCTCGTTGAACATACCACTAATTTATGCTAGGGTACCAGAACTGAGTTTAGAGCAGTAATTCGTAGGCAACGGTAAAAAATCTGACTATTAAATCTTTGTTAAATTTACCTGGTCATTGGAATGAAATCTTTATGTTATTTCTTGTGGTTGCAGATGTACATTTCACTTTAGCtattaaaataattcattataTTAATGCAGAATATCATACTTGccttaatataaaaaaaaccccagaacaaacCAGCTTTTGTTCCAAAACACTGTGTACCACACCCAAATTCCTACTGAAGTAGAATAGATTTCAACATTACTTTGCATGTAATTATATGTTTACATTTTATGATAGGTGTTTGACACTTTTTTGACAATTTGCGTCCTAGACTAGAGTTGCAATGCTGCAACACACAGAATGAAGGCAAATGGCTGCGACAGGAGAATGATCCCTGAGTATTATTTGCAGGTGGTGCTCTAATTctcaaaacaggcagaaaattatTCTTGCCTATTGTCAAGTAGGAATACAGGAATTCTGGAGTTGAAAGACAAGCCATTTAGCAGGGAAATGGCTGTATCTGAGAAAAAGTGAATGACAAAGACCGGTCAGTGTTAGAACAGTTCCTTACAGTCATGCCTGACAAAGAGAATTAAAAGTGGAAGTTCAGGTGACAAAATCTAGTTCTGTAACAAGTAGAGGGAGAAAGCGGAGCGAGTGTATGGAGAATTTAGAAAAGCAAGGTGGCAACTTTGTGTTGAGACCTGGTAGGACTGAAGCTGCTTAGTTTTTTTGTTCACAAAGGTGCGACGTTCTTTCGTCTGAGACACAAACCCACACTTAATTCTGAGACCACAGTATCTTTGCTAGTATCTTTGCCTGTCAATTTGCTATTGTTTAGAGTTCCAAAGCTCAGAAAATGCTTTTACTCACCCATCGTTCATGATGAGTCGAGGGAAACATATTAGGaacatgcttttcttccttttccacagATGCTAGATATCACCCACACTTGTGTTGGTGGCTTTGTTATTTTACCATCTGGATGATTTACATTATTAAAGGTTACATGTATTTTGAAATCTTCCCATAGTCTGGGTGTTTGACTTCAGTATTTGTGCAGTAGATCTTTTGGAGATCTGCAGCTAGAAAATTATGCTAATTTTTTAGTACACAGAAAAATGTAGCTCTTGACATTCTGGCTGATTTACCAGACCTTTGCAAACATCCACGTATTTGCGCTA comes from the Opisthocomus hoazin isolate bOpiHoa1 chromosome W, bOpiHoa1.hap1, whole genome shotgun sequence genome and includes:
- the LOC142365563 gene encoding signal peptidase complex catalytic subunit SEC11C, whose translation is MDLFGDLRRMNKRQLYYQVLNFAMIVSSALMIWKGLIVITGSESPIVVVLSGSMEPAFHRGDLLFLTNFHDDPIRAGEIVVFKVEGRDIPIVHRVIKIHEKENGNIKFLTKGDNNEVDDRGLYKEGQNWLEKKDVVGRARGFLPYVGMVTIIMNDYPKFKYALLAVMGAYVLLKRES